The Phycisphaerae bacterium sequence CAAGGCGGGGAGGTGAGATGGTCTAAGCCGCTGGCGGTGTTCAGTATTGAGATGCCGCTGAGGCTCCATGGCGGCGTGCTCTACTTTGGTGCCTGGGATGGTCATGTTTACGCGGTCGACGCCGCCACCGGCGTGCTCAAGTGGAAGGCGATTGGCCCGGCGGGCCAGAACCATCCCAAGCAGAAGAATCGATACTACAGCCCGGCCGATTGCCCCGGCATTGTTGTCGGCGACCGGGTGTTCTTCACCGACCGGGCTTACCAGCTCGGCAGCTACTTGCTGGACGGCAAGTACTTGGGAGACATCGCCGAGGATGTGGCCGCCATCGGACCCACCGAGGACGGCAAGGGTTTCTACGCTCGCGGGCTGGCCAAGGGATTGACCCGATACGACGGGGCGGGTAAGCAAGTGTGGACTGAATCGGTGCCGATGGGCCGTTTTCCCTGCCCGCCGACGGAGGTGGGCGGCGTGGTCTACGCATGCTCCAATGTTGGCGTGCTCCGGGCTCATGATGGCGCGACCGGCCGGCTGCTCTGGGAGTATCAGGCCACGCCCGGCACTTACGTGATGGCCCCGGTGGCGGTCGATGACCAGGGACGAGCGATCGTGATCGGCATGGACGGTACACTGGTCCGTGTTGCGCCGGTCAAGCCACGATAGCGGTGATTGAAACGGAAGTTCCATGAGTTGATTCAAGGAGAACGACGATGCGAATTGGTGTGAACCTGATGCTCTGGACCGGATGCTACACGCCCAAGGACGTCAAACTCGTCGATAAGGTGGGGAAGCTGGGCTTCGATGGCGTCGAGTTCCCGATGTTCGACGCTGCCCAGGTGGACATAAAGGGTACCAAGAAGGCTCTGGAAGGAAACGGCCTGGGCGGCACGGTGTGCACCGTGCTGGTGACCGGTTCGTTCATCAGCTCGCGGACGGCCGATCGCAAGAAGGCCGTAGACCACGTCACCAAGGTGCTCAAGGTCAGCAAGGCAGTCGGCATGGAATCGGTGGCCGGCCCGTTGTACTCGCCGGTCGGCTATCTCACCGATCGCGGCCCGAATGCCGCCGAGTGGAAGAATGCGGTCAAGTGTCTCAAGCAGGTTGCCAAGGTGGCGGAGGATCTCGATCTGCCCATCGGCATCGAGGCGATCAACCGGTTCGAGACCTACTTCCTCAATACCCAGGCCGACGCGACCAAGCTGTGCAAGGAGATCGGCAGCGACTACGTCGGGGTGCACTACGACACCTTCCACGCCAATATTGAGGAGCGCGATCCGGTTGCAGCCCTCAAGGCTATCGGCTCCACGTGGCTCAAGCACGTGCACGCCTCGGAGAACGATCGCGGTGTCCCGGGCACCGGCCACGTGCCCTGGGATGAGACCTTCAAGACGCTCAAGGCTCTCAAGTACGATGGTTGGATCAACATCGAGAGCTTCCTGCCGGCCATCAAGGAACTTGCCCGGGCCGCGAGTATCTGGCGTCCGCTGGCCAGGAGCGGCGATGACCTGGCCACCCGCGGCCTCAAGTTCCTCCGCAAGTACGTGAACTAGTCCCTGCGGAGGCGGGATACCGGGAGAAGCAGCGGGGGCGCGACAGCATCGAAGGCAGGCGGGTGTCGTTCGAGGACGGGGCCCGCCTGCTTGGTCGTTTTGGC is a genomic window containing:
- a CDS encoding sugar phosphate isomerase/epimerase, with protein sequence MRIGVNLMLWTGCYTPKDVKLVDKVGKLGFDGVEFPMFDAAQVDIKGTKKALEGNGLGGTVCTVLVTGSFISSRTADRKKAVDHVTKVLKVSKAVGMESVAGPLYSPVGYLTDRGPNAAEWKNAVKCLKQVAKVAEDLDLPIGIEAINRFETYFLNTQADATKLCKEIGSDYVGVHYDTFHANIEERDPVAALKAIGSTWLKHVHASENDRGVPGTGHVPWDETFKTLKALKYDGWINIESFLPAIKELARAASIWRPLARSGDDLATRGLKFLRKYVN